A window of Rhododendron vialii isolate Sample 1 chromosome 13a, ASM3025357v1 contains these coding sequences:
- the LOC131313835 gene encoding putative receptor-like protein kinase At3g47110 — translation MVRYRRQLHSRKHSSRDSKPNQFGCRGPGRKYLNRHNSSFIWETSKAARTLFGNFFSYRGDSLFPWKYHPTIRFRSANNTLEGSIPSSFGNCKNLLYLDLSNNKLTGTIPAQLLGLSSLSIGVNLSYNSLTGSLPVEVGNLGVLTALDVSYNTLSGEVPSELGSCLALQQLYMQGNLFQGTIPYIGNLSSLQCLDLSNNSLDGQIPPYLVNISSLLNLNLSYNNLEGEVPAGGVFTNASAIELYGNKNLCGGIPEQHFQPCPTGPTQPKKSRKHKLILAIAIFLSFLALFLLLLPIIWRRNLRKKPQPIPSLGLFYPKISYEELRNATAGILGPDEPSVAIKVLNLQQRESSESFMAECEALRNLRHRNLVKVLTACSSIDFGGNDFKALVYQFMPNGSLEKWLHPEDGMT, via the exons ATGGTTAGATATAGGAGACAACTACATTCACGGAAGCATTCCTCCAGAGATAGCAAGCCTAATCAATTTGGATGTCGTGGGCCTGGGAGAAAATATCTTAACAGGCACAATTCCAGCTTCATTTGGGAAACTTCCAAAGCTGCAAGAActttatttggaaattttttttcttacaggGGAGATTCCCTCTTCCCTTGGAAATATCACCCTACTATTAGATTTCGGAGCGCAAACAACACCTTAGAGGGAAGCATACCTTCAAGTTTTGGAAACTGTAAAAATCTCCTGTACTTAGACCTTTCCAATAATAAACTCACTGGTACCATACCCGCCCAACTTCTTGGTCTTTCTTCCCTCTCTATAGGTGTTAACTTGTCTTACAACTCCTTGACTGGCTCCTTACCGGTGGAAGTTGGAAATTTGGGAGTTCTTACTGCACTTGATGTTTCTTACAACACATTGTCTGGAGAGGTTCCTAGTGAGCTAGGGTCCTGTTTGGCCTTGCAACAACTCTACATGCAGGGCAACTTGTTTCAAGGAACCATTCCTTACATAGGTAATTTGAGTAGCCTTCAATGTCTAGATCTTTCCAACAACAGCTTGGATGGTCAAATTCCACCATACCTGGTCAATATTTCCTCTTTACTGAATTTGAATCTTTCGTACAACAATCTTGAGGGTGAGGTTCCAGCAGGAGGAGTGTTCACAAATGCTAGTGCCATTGAACTCTATGGCAACAAGAATCTCTGTGGGGGAATTCCAGAGCAGCATTTTCAACCATGCCCTACCGGGCCTACACAACCTAAGAAATCAAGGAAACATAAGTTGATACTGGCTattgccatttttctttctttcttagctCTGTTTCTACTTTTACTCCCAATTATCTGGAGAAGAAATCTGAGGAAGAAACCTCAGCCTATTCCTTCTTTAGGGCTCTTCTATCCAAAAATTTCTTACGAAGAGCTCCGAAACGCAACTGCTG GAATCCTTGGTCCAGATGAACCAAGTGTTGCAATAAAGGTACTCAACCTTCAGCAGAGAGAATCATCCGAAAGCTTTATGGCCGAATGCGAAGCCTTGAGAAACTTAAGGCATCGAAACCTTGTAAAAGTTTTAACTGCTTGCTCATCTATTGATTTTGGGGGGAACGATTTCAAAGCTTTAGTATACCAGTTTATGCCAAATGGGAGCTTGGAGAAGTGGCTGCATCCAGAAGATGGAATGACTTAA
- the LOC131314323 gene encoding putative receptor-like protein kinase At3g47110, protein MYNQTSHLSPSEMKPHVMNLGLFLFFLSYAIFASILRLSHSRHASAAIIGNETDKLALLEFKSRVTVDPTGVLGSWNDSLPFCMWIGVTCGLKHERVTVLDIEGRKLVGTIPPSIGNLSFLRILNFGGNFFSSGIPPELGHLRRLQTLNLSNNYLGGYIPVNLSRCSNLIDLELEQNYLEGEIPSEIGSLSELVYLYLGNNNLTGRFPSSLGYLSSLQQLSLAYNSLEGDIPDAVSQMRSLIIFEVGANQFLGSFPASLYNLSSLSIISLAINNFSGGLRTNIGLAFPNLQVLALAQNWFNGRIGSSLSNASYLEVLNLTFNNFTGTIPFSLGNLKSL, encoded by the coding sequence ATGTATAACCAAACTTCTCATTTGTCTCCCTCCGAAATGAAGCCTCATGTGATGAATTTAggccttttcttgttttttctctcGTATGCCATCTTTGCCTCAATCCTCAGATTGTCGCATTCACGGCATGCTTCTGCAGCCATAATTGGAAACGAAACAGACAAACTTGCGTTGCTCGAGTTCAAGTCCAGAGTAACTGTGGATCCAACTGGAGTCCTGGGCTCATGGAACGACTCGCTCCCTTTCTGCATGTGGATTGGAGTCACATGTGGCCTAAAGCACGAAAGGGTCACCGTTTTGGATATTGAAGGGAGGAAGTTGGTTGGAACCATACCACCCAGTATAGGAAATCTATCTTTCCTTCGAATCCTCAACTTCGGTGGAAATTTCTTCTCCAGTGGCATTCCCCCAGAATTAGGTCACTTGCGCAGGCTTCAAACTTTGAACCTGAGCAACAATTATCTCGGAGGCTATATTCCTGTCAATCTGTCTCGGTGTTCTAATCTCATAGATCTTGAGCTGGAGCAGAACTATCTTGAAGGTGAAATTCCTTCTGAAATCGGGTCATTGTCTGAACTTGTATATCTTTATCTGGGAAACAACAACCTCACTGGAAGGTTCCCAAGTTCTCTTGGATATCTTTCGTCACTTCAACAGCTCAGTTTAGCATACAACAGTTTGGAGGGGGATATTCCAGATGCAGTATCCCAAATGAGAAGTTTGATTATATTCGAGGTGGGAGCGAACCAATTTTTGGGTTCATTTCCTGCTTCACTCTACAACTTGTCGTCACTCAGTATCATATCTTTGGCTATAAACAACTTCTCTGGCGGTCTCAGGACCAACATAGGCCTTGCATTTCCAAACCTTCAGGTGCTTGCTTTGGCGCAAAATTGGTTTAATGGTCGTATTGGGAGTTCTCTGTCAAATGCTTCATATCTTGAAGTACTCAACTTGACTTTTAATAATTTCACTGGTACCATACCTTTCAGTTTGGGAAACCTGAAGAGTTTATGA